The genomic DNA AATGTTCGGCCACTGAATAGGCAAAGTCGCCTTTTGTCTGTCCATTCCAGCGCGCCACAAAGGCAAGACCATGGGCGATATCCTCAATCTCGATATCAACAGGTGTCGGATCCAGAAGATCGAGCCTGCGTCCTGACAACATACGCTGCCATGCGCGGGGTTGGGCTTTGGGCATAGTGGCTCCTTGGTTCAGCAACTTCTGACATACTGGGGTGTCTGCAAATCGTAAACCATGGTGTGGTTTGCATAGCCTGTCTTGGCATGAACTTTCCTGCCTTTAAGTGTTCATAAGTGATTGTCACTTAGGCGCGACACTGCTGCCATTGTCGCAGAGGAAAACCCCTGCTATCAGCGCTTCAAATTGATTAACGCCCGCCGAGGAGGCAGTAATGAAAGATTATATTGTCAAGGACATCGCCCTTGCAGAATTTGGCCGCAAAGAGCTTGATATTGCGGAAACAGAAATGCCGGGTCTGATGGCGCTGCGCGAAGAGTATGGCGACAAGAAGCCTCTCAAAGGTGCGCGTATTGTGGGGTCGCTCCACATGACGATCCAGACTGCGGTTCTGATCGAAACACTGGTTGAGCTGGGTGCCGACGTGCGCTGGGCGTCATGCAACATCTTTTCAACCCAGGATCACGCTGCCGCGGCAATTGCGGCGGGTGGCACACCGGTTTTCGCGATCAAAGGGCAGTCGCTGGAAGAGCATTGGGACTATCTGGATAAGTCCTTCATGTTCCCGGAAGGCGCCAACATGATCCTTGATGATGGCGGCGACGCCACGCTCTATGTTCTGCTGGGCGCACGTGCCGAAGCGGGCGAAGAGATCATCCCTGTCCCCCAGTCCGAAGAAGAAGCGGTGATCAAGGCACAGATCGCCAAACGTATGGCGGCCAGCCCAGGCTGGTTCACCAAAACGCGCGACGCGATCAAGGGCGTGTCCGAGGAAACGACAACCGGTGTTCACCGCCTTTATGATCTGCACAAGAACGGCCAGTTGCCTTTCCCTGCGATCAACGTGAACGACAGTGTGACCAAGTCGAAGTTCGACAACAAATACGGCTGTAAGGAATCACTGGTTGACGGTATCCGCCGCGCCACTGACACGATGATGGCCGGTAAGGTTGCCGTTGTCTGTGGTTACGGGGATGTGGGCAAAGGCTCTGCCGCGTCATTGGCCGGTGCCGGTGCCCGCGTGAAGGTGACGGAAGTTGACCCGATCTGCGCACTGCAGGCCGCAATGGACGGTTTTGAAGTCGTTGTGCTTGAGGATGTGCTGGACAGCGCAGACATCTTTATCACCACAACCGGCAACAAAGACGTGATCCGCATCGAGCACATGCGCGAGATGAAGGATATGGCGATCGTCGGCAACATCGGCCACTTCGACAATGAAATTCAGGTCGCGGCGCTGAAGAACCACAAGTGGACGAACATCAAAGAACAGGTCGACATGATCGAGATGCCATCAGGCAACCGTCTGATCCTGCTTTCCGAGGGCCGTTTGTTGAACCTTGGTAATGCCACGGGCCACCCGTCTTTCGTGATGTCCGCGTCCTTTACCAATCAGGTGCTGGCGCAGATGGAGCTTTGGAACAATGGCGACGCCTACGAAGTTGGCGTGCACATCCTGCCCAAGCGTCTTGATGAAAAGGTCGCACGTCTGCACCTTGCACGGATCGGTGTGAAACTGACCGAGTTGAAGAAAGATCAGGCGGATTACATCGGCGTCACCGTCGAAGGCCCGTTCAAGCCCGAACACTACCGGTACTAACCCTTTATGCGGCATGCCAAACGTCAGCAGATGGCGCAGCAGGCCGCGCAAAGGCAGGTCAAAAAGAAACAACGCAGTTGGGCCCTGATCAGCGGTCTAGCTGCGTTTTTCTTTGCGGGGGCGCTGGCCTTTGGCGGGTATCAGGTGCTGGTCCATCCCGAGACACCCTTGCCGCGTGCTTGGAACCCAACGGTGCCATTGCGCATCAGCGATCCGGTGACGCCGCTCACAGGATGGAAACTCAATCGTGCAGCAGCGGATCAGGCGCAATGCCTTGCAGCCTTGGACGGTTTCGCCAGCTTGCAACCGCTTGCTCCGCTCGAGGAGAGTGATCAGTGCTTTATCCGCGACCGCGTTGATCTGCGGGGCGTGGGGGACGCACGGGTGGTCCCGATTGAAACGCGTTGCGCGATCGCCTTGCGGCTGGCGATGTGGGAAACGCATAGCGTACAGCCCGCGGCCGCAGAATTTCTGCAAACATCGGTCTCCGCCATTGACCATATCGGCAGCTACAATTGTCGCACAATCCGCACTGGAAATGGTTCGTCCACGCGGATGAGCACGCATGCGACTGCGGATGCAATTGATATTGCGGGGTTTCAACTGGCCGATGGTAGGCGGGTCAGGCTGTTGACGGATTGGGAACCACCCGGCCGCAAGGGTGATTTCCTGCGCGCAGTGCGGGATGGCGCGTGCGACTGGTTCAGCCTGACGCTTTCACCTGACTACAACCGCCTGCATGCGGGTCACTTTCATCTGCAATCGCGCGGATGGGGCCTTTGCCGCTAACAAAAATGGCGCGAGGTGACCCTCGCGCCGATCTTTGGAATATTCTGTGAAGTTTGCTTAAAAGCTGAAGCCAACGCGCAGACGCAGTGTGGTGACATCCACCTCAAGGTCGTCATCGTCAAAGTTGTGGAACAGGACTTCGCTACCGATCAAGAGGCTTTCGGACAGCTTCATGTCATAGCCTGCCCCCACAAGAACGCCGCGACCGTCATTGACTTCATTCGATGTCGCGCCGACGGCACCAACCACACCATAAGCAAGACCGTTGCCAATGGGCGCGCCGACGCGGGCCTTCAAGCGTGCTGTGCTTTCAACCTTCACGGCGCCGTCCGCGATTTCGTAATCTGTGCCGTCCAGATCAAATTCACCGCCATAGACGATATTGCCCATTTGATAGTTATAGCCTGCAAAGAAACCAACGGATGAGCCGTCGCCTTCGAGTTCGGCATCAGCCGCTTTGACTGTGGCTTCAATGTCGGCACCACCGACGGTGAGACCGCCATAGGCGCCAGTCCAATCCTGGGCTTGTGCCATAGCTGGTGCCAATGCGACTGCAGTGACGATAAGTAACTTGTTTACTGACATAGTTGCGTCCTTGTTGTGTTAGGGTTCCAAAGTTTTGGTGCAACAGTCACGTAAAGATCCGGGATCAAGTTTCAGCGCTCACACCGCTGTGACTACATGTGATCAGGCGGTCTCGCAGCGATACGGTGGTAAAACCCCGCCGACCGCAGGCTTTTTTCTTTACCAAAGCGACGCAGACCCGTTAACTTACGCGCACGGCGGCAAATATGACCGTTTATTTAGAAACAAAAAACAACACCGGGGACATTCTCATGGGTAAAAGAGACGATTTGATTGCGAAGTATGCGGATGATTTGAAAAACAAATGTGGCATGACGCCAGATATGGACCTTTTGACAAAGGTAACGATCGGCTGCGGTCCCGCAATCTACAATGCTGATGCCTCGACTGTTGCTGGTAGCCAGCCTGCCGAACTGGAAACGGTCAAGAACAACTTCCTGGTGAAGAAACTCGGCCTGAAAGACAGCCCCGAGCTTGATGCGGCCATCGCCTCTGTCCTCAATACCTATGGCCAGTCCGAGCGCAACAAATACCGTGCCGTGGTCTATTATATGCTGACCAAACACTTCGGCAAAGAAGCTGTCTACGGCTAAAGAACACTGTTTTTCGACACAAAACGCCCGCCGATTCGGCGGGCGTTCTGCGTTCAGCTGTCGCATATCAGGCTGATTTGAAACGTTTTTGAAGCGCTAATTTGTTGCGTGGCGCTGTGATCAAACGCTAAGTCCATATGTAGGCCAGAACGGCCGAACCGGAATCAGTTGCGTGTGGTGGATGTGGAGCACGCGGGGTGAAAGAGGGTTCGGCATCTGTCGGACCCTCTTTTTGTGTGATCCCTAAGCCTGTGTTTCACCTAAAGCGCAGATGATTTGCCATTCATCTTCACTCACGGGTTGGACAGACAGGCGCGAGTTATTCACGAGCACCATGTCTTTCAGGCGCGGGTCCGCCTTGATCGTTTCGAGCGTCACAGGTTTTTTGAACGGGCGCAGGGCTTTCACATCAACGCAGTCCCAGCGTGGGTCCTCCGTGGTCGTATCGGGATGCGCCTCTGCGCAGACTTCGACAATCCCCACAATCTCGAGCCCGGTGCGCGAGTGGTAGAAAAACCCTTTCTCGCCCAGTTTCATGGCGCGCATGTTGTTGCGCGCCTGATAGTTGCGCACACCGTCCCATTGCTCGCCGGTATCGCCTTTGGCCACCTGCGCATCCCAGCCCCAGACATCGGGTTCGGATTTGAAGAGCCAATACGCCATCAGCCGATCACCTTTTTCCACGCGCGCAATGTGACCGCTTCGAACAGTCCCGCTTTGGCGTAGGGGTCGTTGTCCGCCCAGGCCTGCGCCGCCGCCAGATCTTCAACATCCAGCACGATCAGCGACCCGCACATTTGTCCGTCGTCATCCAACACAGGACCGGCCATTTCAACAACGCCGGTTTCGGCGATATAGGCCAAATGGGCCTCGCGGTTGTCCATGCGGGTTTGCAGGGCACCGGGTTTGTCTTTTGTCATCAGGGCAAAGCGCATTTATTCTTCCTTTAACGGGCGTGAGAGAAGTGTGTTCAGGGCGGTCGCGACGTCTGTTTTGCCTTCGGTCAAATCGGCCACAACAGCGCAGATCGGCATATCAATTCCAAGCTCTTGTGCCAATTGCCGCACCGCGCGGGCCGTGGCGACACCTTCGACAGTCGTGGTCAGGTCAAAATCGGTACCGGACCCTAGCGCCAGCCCGTAACGGTAGTTCCGCGACTGGTCCGAGGTGCAGGTCAGCACCAGATCACCGAAACCGGATAACCCTGCCAACGTGTCTGGCTGCGCGCCCAAGGCCAGCGCAAGGCGCTGCATTTCGGGGAACCCGCGGGTGATGAGCGCCGCGCGTGCGCTTTCGCCCAGCTTTGCGCCGATCGCCACGCCCGAGGCAATCGCCATGACGTTCTTCAAGGCACCACCCAATTCCGCGCCAATAGTGTCTGTTGTGCGGTAAAGGCGGATACTCGTGGTCGAGAGGGCTGTCTGTAGCATGGCCCCCAATGCGTCGTCAGCACAGGCCAAAGTCAGCGCCGTGGGCAGGCCGCGCGCGATATCTGCGGCAAAGCTGGGACCGGTTAACATGGCCGCCTGCGCATGCGGTACCAGATCGCGGATCGTGCTGGCGGGGCCGGTCATGCGTTGCAGGTCGATGCCCTTGCAGCATGCGACAAGGGTCTTGCCCGTAAGTGCCTCAACATTGGCCGTCAGAAATGCGGGCAGCGTTTGCGCGGGGATTGCGATCAGGATTGTGTCGCAGGCAAAAAGCGGCTCTAACGCGGCGGAAAAGGTCATATTTTGGGGGAGGGTGACCCCAGGGAGCTTCGGGTTCTCGCGTGTTTCCTGCATCTGCGTCACGCGCTCAGCATCACGTGCCCAAAGATGGATTGTGTTTCCATCCAAGGCCAATGCGACGCCCAAAGCGGTCCCGAACGCGCCAGCGCCTGCAATCCCGATTTTCATGCCTTCGCCCCCTTCTTGCCCGAGCCTAGCATCGGGGCCGCACGTTTATCCAACGGCCAACGGGGCCGTGCCGAAAGCGTCAGGTCGTCTTGTTCGCCGGCCTGCATACGTTCCAGCCCCGCATAGGCGATCATTGCTGCATTATCGGTGCATAGCCGGAGTGGTGGTGCGACAAAATCAGTCTCTAACTCTACGCAAAGCGCCATCAAACCCTCTCGCACAGCAGTGTTTGCTGCGACACCACCGGCAATCGCAAAAGCGGGTTTTTCAGGGTTCAGTGCCAGATAGGCGTCAAGCGCGCGACGGGACTTTTCAATCAGCACGTCGGTGATTGCCGCCTGAAAGCTCGCGCTCAGATCGGCCTGATCCTGCGATGTCAGCCCGCCTTTTTCAGCGACAACACTGTCACGTGCGCGCAGGATTGCTGTCTTCAGGCCAGAGAACGACATATCGCATCCGGGCTGGTTCAACAGCGGGCGGGGCAGCGGAAAGCGCTGCGCATCACCGGTCTTTGCGGCCTTCTCCACTGATGGCCCACCGGGTTGCGGCAATCCCAGCAGCCGCGCCGTCTTGTCAAAAGCTTCGCCGGGAGCGTCGTCAATGGTGCCGCCGATCCGCTGAAAGCTGTCGTGGCCTGCGGCGATCAGGAATTGACAGTGCCCGCCCGAGACAAGCAACATCAGATAAGGATAGGTCAGCTGATCTGTCAGGCGCGGGGTCAGGGCGTGACCTGCCAGATGGTTCACGCCAATCAAAGGCAAACCTGTCGCGGCGGACAATCCCTTGGCGCACATCACACCGGACAGCACCCCGCCAATCAGGCCGGGACCGGCCGTGACGGCAATGGCGTCGAGATCTGCGAATGTAACACCCGCCACTGCCAGAGCTTCTTCAATACAGTGATCCAGCTTTTCCGCATGTGCCCTTGCGGCAATTTCCGGCACCACGCCGCCAAATTCCGCATGCAGCGCCGTTTGCCCGTAAACGACCGAGGCCAGCACATCGCAATCCCGCACGACCGCCGCCGCCGTATCATCGCAGCTGCTTTCAATGCCAAGGATCGTCAAAGAGCGTGTCATAGCGCTTCCGGTTGCGTGTTGCCCTGTCGCAGGTAACACTGCCGGAACGCGCAAACAATGGTGCAGCATGACCGCAACAATGATCCTGACCCGCCCAGAGGTCCAGAGCGACAGCTTTGCGGCTGAGGTTCTCGCGCGCTGGTCGGGCCCGCTAGAGGTGGTGATTTCACCTTTGCTGCGGATCGTCCCGCTGACCCCAGGGATCGATTCCTTTGACGCGGTGATCTTTACGTCGGCCCATGGGGTCGAAGCTGCCGAACGGCTGAATATTCGAAAAGGAATCCCTGCGTGGTGCGTGGGCGAAAAGACCGGTGCCTTGGCACAAGAGGCCGGTTTTGTGCCGCATATCGGGCCAGGTGATGCGGATGGGTTGATTGCCAGCATTATTGCGGCACGGCCGAATGGCCGCCTTGTGCATCTGCGTGGCAAACATACGCGGGGAGCGGTCAAGGATCAGTTGCGCGCGGCAGGGTTGGATTGCGCGGATGTCATTGTCTACGATCAGCAATCCCAGATGCTGAATAATGATGCAAAACGCGCGCTTGATGCGCAGGAACCGGTCATTTTCCCCCTGTTTTCCCCGCGCACAGCCACCATATTGCGCGAGCAGGGGCCTTTTTTCGCGCCTGTGCATGTGATTGCGCTAAGTCAAGCCGTGGCCGAGGCTTTCGGTTACGGATCAACGCGGCAGATAACGGTGGCAAAGCACCCCGATATGCCCGCGATGCTGGATGCAACGCTGGATGCGCTGGATGCGCACTCTGGTCAGAGGGCATAGACAGGCGCTTTGCTTGAGGGTCCTGCGGATGCAAGATAGTCTAAAGCCTATCTGTCTATATGACGGGTGAGGCTCTGAAGGGATGAAAACGTGGCAAAACAGCCAACTAAGGGTCGAAAGACACCAGCAGAACCAAATAATGCGGCAACTTCCGGTGAGGGAGCGACCGAATCGTCTGTGGCCCTTCAGCCCATGGTTGATGCGATTCCGCCTGAAGTGCATGCCAAAGTTGCGACATCCGTGCCGTCTGTGAAGCCTTCTGAAGCTGCGAAATCGGCTGACACCCCCGCACCTGCGGACAAGTCCAAAGCGCCGGAAACGCCAAAAACGGCCGCGCCTGCGCAACCAAAATCACAAAGTGGCGGATTTTTCCCGCTTGCGTTGGGCGGGCTTCTTGCCGGTGTGATCGGGTTTGCCGTTGCATCGCTCACGACGCCTGCTGCGGACACAACCCTTATTGACCAGATCAGCGCGCAAGCGACACAGATCACTCAGCTGGAACAGCGTATTGATGCTGCGGCGCAGGTCGATCTTAGCGGTATTGAGGCCGCGCAAGCGGATCTGGCGGTTCAGCTCTCCGACATGCAGGCCCGGATTGATGAGCTTGCGGCGCGTCCTGCAACGACTGTGATTTCCGACGCCACTGGCGAAGACGTTTCTGCTGAACTGGATGCGCTGCGTGCGCAGATCGCGGAAATGACGAATGCGGCGCAGACCGAGTTGGAAGAAGCGCGCGCTGCAGCCGCTTCGATCGAGGAAAATGCCGCGGCAGCCGCACGCAATGCTGCTGCGCGCGCTGCACTCTCGCGGGTTCAGACCGCATTGGAAAGCGGCGCACCCATTGGTGCCGCCCTTGGTGATCTTGAAGCCGCGACCGCACAGAGTGCACCAACAGAATTGCTGGCGGTTCAGGACGGTGTACCGACCCTTGCCAGCCTGCAAGACCAGTTCCCCGATGTTGCCCGCGCTGCATTGGCCACAGCCCGCGCGGAAGGTGTATCAGGTGAGGAAACAACAGGCTTTGGCGCGTTTTTGCGGAACCAGTTGGACGTGCGTTCCACCACGCCGCGCGAAGGCAACACTGCCGATGCGATCCTGTCCCGCGCCGAAGCCGCTGTCCGTTCTGGCCGCTTGTCTGATGCCTTAGCCGAAATCAGCGCTCTGCCCGAGGTTGCCCGCGCCGAAATGTCCGACTGGCTGGCGCAGGCCGAACAACGTGCGGATGCGATTGCCGCTGTCGATATTCTTTCCACATCCCTTTCAGATAACTAAAGGCGAACCCTATGCTTTGGTCACTTACAAAAATTATAGCGTTTGTCCTCCTTGTCACGGCGCTGACCTATGGTGGCACGCAGTTGATGGAAGTGGACGGTGGCACGACAGTCGATGTTGCCGGTCAGGAATTCACGCTTAGCCCGCTCGAGATGGTTTTTGCTTTGGTTGCGCTGGTCGTTGCAGTCTGGCTGGGGTTGAAGCTGATGGCGCTTTTGGTGGCCACATTTAAGTTCCTGAACGGTGATGAAACCGCGATTTCACGTTACTTTGACCGCAACCGTGAGCGGAAGGGATATGAAGCGCTGAGCGAGGGCATGATGGCGCTTGCCTCGGGTGAGGGGCATCTGGCCATGACCAAGGCCGCGCGGGCAGATAAATACCTCAAGCAACCGCAGTTGACCAACCTTCTGACAGCACAGGCCGCCGAGATGACGGGTGACCGGAAGACCGCAGAAGAAACATACAAAAAGCTGCTTGCAGATGACAAAACCCGCTTTGTCGGGGTGCGCGGCATCATGAAACAAAAGCTGGCCGAGGGTGACACCGATACCGCGATGGCGCTTGCGCAAAAGGCCTTTGCGCTGAAGCCCAAGCATGAAGAAACGCAGGACGTATTGCTACGCCTGCAGGCCGAAAAATCGGATTGGGAAGGCGCACGCAAAACGCTGGGTGCCAAGTTGAAATCCGGTAGCCTGCCCCGCGATGTGCACAAGCGCCGCGATGCGGTGCTGGCGCTGTCGCAGGCGCGTGACATTCTGGATGAAGGTAAAACCATTGAAGCGCGCGAAGCCGCAATCGAGGCAAACCGTCTTTCACCCGATCTGATCCCTGCTGCGATTATGGCAGCACGCGGATACATCGGTGAAGGCAATGCGCGCTATGCGACACGGGTGTTGACCAAAGCATGGAACGCGCAGCCGCATCCTGATATCGCTGCCGCCTTCGCCGAGATCGTCCCTGACGAGACACCTGACGCGCGGATCAAACGGTTTACCACTTTGACAAAGGCGACCGCCGACAACCCCGAAACCAAGATGCTGATGGCCGAGCTGCAAATCTCGGCCGAGGATTTCCCGGCGGCCAAACGTGCGCTTGGTGATCTGGTTGAAAAGCAACCAACCGCGCGTGTTCTGACGCTCATGGCCGCAATCGAGCGTGGCGAAGGTGCCGACGATTCTGTGGTGCGCGGCTGGCTGACCAAAGCGTTGACAGCCCCGCGCGGCCCGCAGTGGATTTGCGACAAATGCCAGCATATTCATGCGACATGGGCCCCAACCTGCGGCAACTGCGGTGCATTTGACACGCTCGCGTGGAAAACACCGCCCATCAGCGAGGTCGCAATGCCTGCTGGCACCGAGATGTTGCCTCTGATCGTGGGGCGCGCCGCTGATGCGGCGCTGCCATCCACGCAGGTTGTCGAAGAAGCTGAGATCGTCGCGGGTGAGCCGCCAAAATAGCGCTTGTTATGCCAGTTGCTCCGGTAGCTCAGGCGGGGTGGGCCCTGTAGGCAATGCGTAATTCGCGGCTTGTGACGGGAATGGCTTGCAAAATCGATTTGTCCACGGCAAATGGAAAAAGCTGGTAGCGCCTATTCGCCTCAATAGCTCAGCTGGTAGAGCAGGTCCTTCGTAAGGACAAGGTCGGGGGTTCGAGTCCCTCTTGAGGCACCACAACCACCAGAGCCCCGTCAGTTGTGCGCCGAATGTCGTGTTTGCGTGAGTTGGCTAATCAGCAACGCAGGCAAGGATCGTTCCTTTTTCATGCCGACCGCCACTGCGCGGATAGTTTAGGCCGGGTTCGCAAACGAACCTTCCCAATGTTCGCCCATCGCGACGATGCAAGATGTGCCATTGGCGTAACTCTGCACGACTACCCAATCGCCATTGCGTGCGGTTACCCAGACTTCCAGCATCGTTTCCGGGTCGCGCAGGCCCATGCCTTTGCGCTCGGCCCCGATAACCTGTTTCAGGGTCTCGGTCATCCGCGCGGTGTCATCACAGCTGACATCCGACATCTGCGCTTGGGCAAAAGCCGGAAGCGTGACGTAGACGCAGAGAAGAAAGGTACGAAAGTTCATAATCCGAAAACCAATTGCTCTGGGTTTGAATGTAACAGCTATATGACAGCCTGTGGATAAAAATATTCTGAATGCTTTTCCTTGTGGCGTCTGGCCAACGGAACAAAGCCATTGGCGCGGTGTCATAGAACTGTTGCGCAATTGTCAGCTAACTGAATCATAACTTTCACAGAGCTGTCGCTTTAGTCCCGTATCCGCCTCTCAAACATGGGGGCGATATGCTGCAAATCGATACGCTAACCAAGCGCTTCGGAGACAAAACGGCTGTGGATGCGGCCAATATCTCCGTCAACAAACCTGCAATGATCGGGATCATTGGCCGGTCCGGCGCGGGTAAATCCACGCTGCTGCGGATGGTCAATCGCCTGAGCGATGCGACGTCCGGCACGATCACATTTGAGGGCGAGGATATTACCGCCCTTCGCGGCGCTGCCAAGCGAGACTGGCAATCGCGTTGCGCGATGATCTTTCAGCAGTTCAACCTCGTACCGCGCATGGATGTGGTCTCGAACGTTCTGCACGGGACACTGAACAAACGCTCGACCTTCGCGACGATGTTCAACCTCTATCCGCAGGCCGATATCCACAGAGCGATTGAAATACTTGATCGTCTGGGCATTGCAGAACAGGCGCCGAAACGTGCTGAGGCATTGTCGGGCGGGCAACAGCAGCGCGTCGCGATTGCCCGTGCCCTGATGCAAGACCCAAAGATCATTCTGGCAGATGAACCGATTGCGTCCCTTGATCCCATGAACGCGCAGGTGGTGATGCAATCACTGCGTACCATTCATGAGGAAGACGGTCGTATGGTGATCGCCAACCTCCATACGCTTGATACCGCGCGTCGTTACTGTAACCGCGTGATCGGCATGCGCGACGGCCGGATCGTTTTTGACGGCTCGCCTGCGCAACTGACCACGGGCGTCGCGCGCGACATCTACGGGGCGGGTGCGGATTTTTCCGAGGCTGCCACTTCTACTGAAATCGAAACACTGGACAGGCCAGAAGTCCGCGAAGCAGAGGCCTACGCCTGAGCCAGTTCACCCCGCGTGATCGGCGCGGGCCACCTTCATCAAACCCAACGGAGAAAACGATGAAAAAGACCCTCGCAATGGCGCTTGTCGCCACCACAGCGCTCAGCGATGGCGCATTCGCTCAGGAAATCAACGAATTCCGCATCGGTATTCTTGGCGGTGAAAACGCACAGGACCGCATGAACAGCTATCAGTGTCTGGCTGATTACACGACCGAAGCGCTCGGCGTGGAAACGAAGCTGTTTGCCCCTGCCGACTATAACGGCGTGATCCAGGGCCTGCTGGGCGGCACTATCGACATGGCATGGTTGGGCGCATCTGCCTATGCTGCGACATACCTGCAAGACCCGAGTGTGGTTGAGCCTGTGCTGATCAAAGTGAACGTCGACGGCTCTGTCGGCTATCACTCCATCGGTTTTGCCCGTGTCGATAGCGGTGTGACATCGCTTGACGATATGGAAGGCAAGGTCTTTGGTTTTGGTGACCCGAACTCGACATCCGGTTACCTGATCCCGTCCATCGAGATCCCACAGTACAAAGACGGCATCACAATGGAATCCGGCGCGTATTTCGGTGAAGTACGTTTCACCGGCGGTCACGAGCAGACGATCGTTGCTGTGAGCAATGGTGATATCGACGCTGGCGTGACGTGGGCCGACGGTCAGGGCAACTGGGAAGACGGCTATAACTCCGGCGCGCTGCGCAAAGCGGTTGATGCGGGTCTTGTTGATATGAACGACATGGTCCAGATCTGGAAATCGAACGTCATCCCCGAAGGCCCTGTGGTTCTGCGCACAGCACTTCCAGACGATGTAAAGGCGACAATGACGGCACTGGTCGATGGCCTGCACGAGCGTGACGCTGACTGCGCCTACGGTGTTGCGGCTGGTGACACACTTGGCTTCCAGCCGGTGACCCACGAGATGTACGAAAGCATCGTAGCTGCCCGTCAGGCCGTGATCGGCAACTAAGCTATTTTCATGATGTGTCCGGTAGCCCTCAGGGGCTGCCGGGTTTTCTTTGTGCGGGGATTGGAATGACAGGTATATCGCTCAGCAGTGCGGCGCCGTCCGTGGATAGCATACAGACTGCCTATATGGCGCAAGTGCACCGCCGCAGGCTCTATGGTGGCTTAACGCTCCTGATTTTTGTCATCCTGATGGTTTCGGGCTTTCACGTTGCTGATGACCGTAACGCGGGCGGTTTCTGGGAAGGTTTGCACCAGATCGGCGACTATCCCGCGGATGTTCTGTCAGAGGCATGGGAAAAGCGCGCGGACCTTCCCGCCCTGATGGTGAAGTATTTTCCGGCTTTGGTGGAAACGATCAATATCGCTGCGGTCTCGACCCTGATCGGTGCAATCGGTGGCCTGTTCCTGTCGCTGCTTGGCACCCGCGGCCTTGCCAAATGGCCCCGTCTGATCCCGCTGTTCCGCCGGATCTCGGACGTCATGCGTGCGGTCCCAGAGATCGTTATCGCGCTGGTGCTGATCTTCGTCCTTGGCGGGGGCCCTGTCCCCGCAATGATCGCCATCGCCATCCATACCGCTGGCGCCTTGGCCAAGCTGTTTTC from Yoonia rosea includes the following:
- the ahcY gene encoding adenosylhomocysteinase; protein product: MKDYIVKDIALAEFGRKELDIAETEMPGLMALREEYGDKKPLKGARIVGSLHMTIQTAVLIETLVELGADVRWASCNIFSTQDHAAAAIAAGGTPVFAIKGQSLEEHWDYLDKSFMFPEGANMILDDGGDATLYVLLGARAEAGEEIIPVPQSEEEAVIKAQIAKRMAASPGWFTKTRDAIKGVSEETTTGVHRLYDLHKNGQLPFPAINVNDSVTKSKFDNKYGCKESLVDGIRRATDTMMAGKVAVVCGYGDVGKGSAASLAGAGARVKVTEVDPICALQAAMDGFEVVVLEDVLDSADIFITTTGNKDVIRIEHMREMKDMAIVGNIGHFDNEIQVAALKNHKWTNIKEQVDMIEMPSGNRLILLSEGRLLNLGNATGHPSFVMSASFTNQVLAQMELWNNGDAYEVGVHILPKRLDEKVARLHLARIGVKLTELKKDQADYIGVTVEGPFKPEHYRY
- a CDS encoding DUF2853 family protein, producing MGKRDDLIAKYADDLKNKCGMTPDMDLLTKVTIGCGPAIYNADASTVAGSQPAELETVKNNFLVKKLGLKDSPELDAAIASVLNTYGQSERNKYRAVVYYMLTKHFGKEAVYG
- a CDS encoding EVE domain-containing protein; translated protein: MAYWLFKSEPDVWGWDAQVAKGDTGEQWDGVRNYQARNNMRAMKLGEKGFFYHSRTGLEIVGIVEVCAEAHPDTTTEDPRWDCVDVKALRPFKKPVTLETIKADPRLKDMVLVNNSRLSVQPVSEDEWQIICALGETQA
- a CDS encoding extensin-like domain-containing protein translates to MAQQAAQRQVKKKQRSWALISGLAAFFFAGALAFGGYQVLVHPETPLPRAWNPTVPLRISDPVTPLTGWKLNRAAADQAQCLAALDGFASLQPLAPLEESDQCFIRDRVDLRGVGDARVVPIETRCAIALRLAMWETHSVQPAAAEFLQTSVSAIDHIGSYNCRTIRTGNGSSTRMSTHATADAIDIAGFQLADGRRVRLLTDWEPPGRKGDFLRAVRDGACDWFSLTLSPDYNRLHAGHFHLQSRGWGLCR
- a CDS encoding NAD(P)H-dependent glycerol-3-phosphate dehydrogenase; translation: MKIGIAGAGAFGTALGVALALDGNTIHLWARDAERVTQMQETRENPKLPGVTLPQNMTFSAALEPLFACDTILIAIPAQTLPAFLTANVEALTGKTLVACCKGIDLQRMTGPASTIRDLVPHAQAAMLTGPSFAADIARGLPTALTLACADDALGAMLQTALSTTSIRLYRTTDTIGAELGGALKNVMAIASGVAIGAKLGESARAALITRGFPEMQRLALALGAQPDTLAGLSGFGDLVLTCTSDQSRNYRYGLALGSGTDFDLTTTVEGVATARAVRQLAQELGIDMPICAVVADLTEGKTDVATALNTLLSRPLKEE
- a CDS encoding outer membrane protein gives rise to the protein MSVNKLLIVTAVALAPAMAQAQDWTGAYGGLTVGGADIEATVKAADAELEGDGSSVGFFAGYNYQMGNIVYGGEFDLDGTDYEIADGAVKVESTARLKARVGAPIGNGLAYGVVGAVGATSNEVNDGRGVLVGAGYDMKLSESLLIGSEVLFHNFDDDDLEVDVTTLRLRVGFSF
- the tsaD gene encoding tRNA (adenosine(37)-N6)-threonylcarbamoyltransferase complex transferase subunit TsaD, translating into MTRSLTILGIESSCDDTAAAVVRDCDVLASVVYGQTALHAEFGGVVPEIAARAHAEKLDHCIEEALAVAGVTFADLDAIAVTAGPGLIGGVLSGVMCAKGLSAATGLPLIGVNHLAGHALTPRLTDQLTYPYLMLLVSGGHCQFLIAAGHDSFQRIGGTIDDAPGEAFDKTARLLGLPQPGGPSVEKAAKTGDAQRFPLPRPLLNQPGCDMSFSGLKTAILRARDSVVAEKGGLTSQDQADLSASFQAAITDVLIEKSRRALDAYLALNPEKPAFAIAGGVAANTAVREGLMALCVELETDFVAPPLRLCTDNAAMIAYAGLERMQAGEQDDLTLSARPRWPLDKRAAPMLGSGKKGAKA
- a CDS encoding YciI family protein; protein product: MRFALMTKDKPGALQTRMDNREAHLAYIAETGVVEMAGPVLDDDGQMCGSLIVLDVEDLAAAQAWADNDPYAKAGLFEAVTLRAWKKVIG